From a region of the Candidatus Schekmanbacteria bacterium genome:
- a CDS encoding undecaprenyl/decaprenyl-phosphate alpha-N-acetylglucosaminyl 1-phosphate transferase has translation MIYLLLIFSFALIFSLALMPIAERLGHKTGIINAPSSDRLSKKAIPLLGGAAIYISFFLALLIFGKQFRIHQLIGIIVGATIISFFGLYDDWREISASFKFFGQVIPVVILIATGIKVEIFRNDILNIFVTMLWVIGITNSINLLDNMDGIAGGVSAISSLFFFVLSTLNGQYLVASLSAAIVGVCLGFLKYNLNPARIFMGDTGALFLGFILSVLGIKLRFPRIPYIYTWMIPIVILAYPIMDTTLVTISRLRRGVNPFTTPGTDHSTHRLCLLGLSHKQVALSVYCLSAFFGILSIAIFNFPGVVGYSIFFATLLIIAVMIFYFEWIYSKNNRLKS, from the coding sequence ATGATTTATCTTTTGCTTATATTCTCATTTGCGCTTATTTTTTCACTTGCTTTAATGCCTATTGCTGAAAGATTAGGTCATAAAACAGGCATTATCAATGCACCCTCATCGGATAGATTAAGCAAAAAAGCCATCCCTCTTTTAGGTGGAGCGGCAATTTATATTTCCTTCTTTCTTGCCCTTTTAATTTTTGGAAAGCAATTTCGAATTCATCAGCTTATAGGTATCATCGTCGGTGCTACAATTATTTCTTTTTTCGGACTTTATGATGATTGGCGTGAAATTTCAGCTTCATTTAAATTTTTTGGGCAAGTCATTCCGGTTGTAATCCTGATAGCAACAGGAATCAAAGTTGAAATTTTCCGAAACGACATTTTAAATATATTCGTGACGATGCTTTGGGTCATTGGAATTACAAATTCAATCAATCTTCTTGACAACATGGATGGCATTGCAGGGGGAGTTTCCGCAATATCTTCACTTTTTTTCTTTGTGCTGTCCACTTTGAACGGCCAATATCTCGTAGCTTCACTTTCTGCAGCTATTGTAGGTGTTTGTCTTGGTTTTTTAAAATACAATTTGAATCCTGCAAGAATCTTTATGGGAGATACAGGGGCACTCTTCTTAGGATTTATTTTGTCTGTTTTAGGTATCAAATTGAGATTCCCTAGAATTCCCTATATCTATACATGGATGATTCCTATCGTTATCTTGGCTTATCCTATAATGGATACAACGCTTGTAACAATATCAAGATTAAGGAGGGGCGTTAATCCTTTTACTACTCCGGGCACAGACCATTCAACACACCGGCTATGCCTTTTGGGCTTATCACATAAACAGGTAGCTCTTTCTGTTTATTGCCTATCAGCTTTCTTTGGAATATTGAGTATAGCGATTTTTAATTTTCCCGGTGTTGTTGGATATTCGATATTTTTTGCGACTCTGTTAATAATTGCTGTAATGATTTTTTATTTTGAATGGATTTATTCAAAGAATAATCGGCTTAAATCTTAA